Proteins found in one Candidatus Gastranaerophilales bacterium genomic segment:
- a CDS encoding DNA-directed RNA polymerase subunit beta'', producing MTTTIKGKQKKTMPFINKIVNKKALNNLLAQVYLELGGAKTAYLANSLKNLGFRYATKGGTTISIQDLDVPEVKKQMLKSAEEEIEKATIRFLKGEITEVERYTKVIDTWSETTAKLTDEVVKNFSRTNPVYMMAFSGARGNVSQVSQLVGMRGLMADAQGKIIDLPIKSNFKEGLSVTEYIISSYGARKGLVDTALKTADSGYLTRRLVDVAQDVIIREKDCGTSNGIEMASISDGESIVVTLEERLLGRTLAKDIVDADGNVILSANQPLNREDVKKVSEYKIEKALVRSPLTCELEFGACQLCYGWSLTTNKPVDIGEAIGIIAAQSIGEPGTQLTMRTFHTGGVFKGAAAMRQINSEFEGKVTSKVATRDMRTRHGDVVQVTTKAVDLKIEDKSGKVHAIKLPYGATLFVNEGDKIKKGTIIAEFEPTMSQGDGARLTEKATKDITSDLSGEIVFDGFSVDEKRDRQGNISRTANKSGTIWVLSGDVYNLPGGSKILVDDAKEVKKGDVLAETTTISEHGGEVRIGNNIEIEQISAKGNTIKKIVSGKELTIVIASITPKNAVLETTKKETLWHVTKTGEKYIIKSPEDIIVENGMIIAELIDDRNIVTTSGEIRYDGIEVDENQIITNPGRVVFVPEEVQQINKDVNLKMVQSGTYVKSGTEIVKDIYAHIDGIVEFKEYNEVIHEIVIRPGDMHTIDTLNNLKVDDGEVVEAGQEVAKGVKAKVKSIVCILSNEADDNTLDIEDEDLEIEEETEIPDRNIDIILRPIQEFEIGPREVSIKFNSTDSQIDIVPVTQLQYRDGSRIRNVEGACLTRTSLVLTMQGYLNHLKGLVELDKDTDNLKVVVLENLIIRREIDSTSGNAGAMQTELLVEDGQHIKPKTPVSKTQVLAINEGVVKVKKKEDARRLLVISNKNKTTVPVKSKLSVKEGTLVKADQIITESGEKAPVSGQILKSTKSEVVIRNGRPCLISPATQLLVEQHGLVLRGDLLATLVFERQKTGDIVQGLPRVEELLEARKPKESAILAEDDGTVEIEYEEGAPRLFFVTENGRSEIKYTIDSSIIVSDKQKVAKGKALTSGPLNPHDIVRLNGTEAVQQYLVDEVQRVYRSQGVDIADKHIEVIVRQMTRKVKIDDAGDTQLMPGELAESYNVQVQNEQVTAEGKALAQFSPVLLGITKASLNTESFISAASFQETTRILTEVAVEGKKDQLRGLKENVIIGRLIPAGTGYYHLQNASEEKEEAMRKAARANIRKPSAILEEIEGMFGAPELQVLDDEDEI from the coding sequence ATGACAACTACAATAAAAGGAAAACAAAAAAAGACAATGCCTTTTATTAACAAAATAGTTAATAAAAAAGCGTTAAATAACCTCCTTGCACAGGTATATCTTGAACTTGGCGGCGCTAAAACTGCTTATTTGGCTAACTCTTTAAAAAACCTAGGGTTTAGGTATGCAACTAAAGGCGGTACCACTATTTCCATTCAGGATTTAGACGTACCCGAAGTAAAAAAACAAATGTTAAAATCAGCGGAAGAAGAGATTGAAAAAGCAACAATCCGTTTCTTAAAAGGAGAAATAACCGAAGTAGAAAGGTATACAAAAGTTATTGATACCTGGAGTGAAACAACCGCCAAATTAACGGATGAAGTTGTAAAGAACTTTTCCCGTACAAACCCTGTTTATATGATGGCATTCTCCGGCGCGAGAGGTAACGTATCTCAGGTTTCTCAGCTGGTTGGTATGCGTGGTTTGATGGCAGATGCACAAGGTAAAATTATCGACTTACCTATCAAATCTAACTTTAAAGAAGGGTTAAGCGTAACCGAATATATTATTTCAAGCTACGGAGCAAGGAAAGGTCTGGTTGATACCGCCCTTAAAACTGCTGACTCGGGTTACTTGACAAGAAGACTTGTTGACGTTGCTCAAGACGTAATTATCAGAGAAAAAGATTGCGGTACTTCAAACGGTATTGAAATGGCTTCAATCTCTGATGGTGAGAGTATTGTTGTAACTTTGGAAGAAAGACTTTTAGGTCGTACTTTGGCAAAAGATATAGTTGATGCTGACGGCAATGTTATTCTTTCCGCTAACCAGCCTTTAAACAGAGAAGATGTAAAAAAGGTAAGCGAATATAAAATTGAAAAAGCGTTAGTGCGTTCTCCATTGACTTGTGAATTGGAATTTGGCGCTTGCCAGTTATGCTATGGCTGGTCTTTAACTACCAATAAACCCGTAGATATCGGAGAAGCAATAGGTATTATTGCAGCCCAAAGTATTGGTGAGCCCGGTACACAACTTACCATGAGAACCTTCCACACAGGCGGTGTATTTAAAGGTGCTGCTGCTATGCGTCAAATAAATTCCGAATTTGAAGGCAAAGTAACTTCCAAAGTGGCTACACGTGATATGAGAACCCGCCACGGTGATGTAGTACAAGTTACAACCAAAGCTGTGGATTTAAAAATTGAAGATAAATCAGGCAAAGTTCATGCAATCAAACTTCCTTACGGAGCTACTCTTTTCGTAAATGAAGGCGATAAAATTAAAAAGGGTACTATTATTGCTGAATTTGAGCCTACAATGAGCCAAGGTGATGGCGCTCGTCTTACGGAAAAAGCAACAAAAGATATTACTTCCGATTTAAGCGGAGAAATTGTCTTTGACGGTTTCAGCGTTGATGAAAAACGTGACAGACAAGGCAATATCTCAAGAACTGCCAACAAAAGCGGTACGATTTGGGTACTTTCGGGTGATGTTTATAATTTACCCGGCGGCTCTAAAATCCTTGTCGACGATGCCAAAGAAGTTAAAAAGGGCGATGTTTTGGCTGAAACTACTACAATCTCAGAACATGGCGGCGAGGTTCGTATAGGTAATAACATTGAAATTGAACAAATATCTGCCAAAGGCAATACAATTAAAAAGATTGTAAGCGGCAAAGAATTAACCATTGTAATTGCTTCAATTACCCCAAAGAACGCCGTTTTAGAAACAACCAAGAAAGAAACCTTGTGGCATGTTACAAAAACAGGTGAAAAATATATTATCAAATCACCTGAAGATATTATCGTTGAGAACGGTATGATTATCGCAGAACTTATTGACGATAGAAATATTGTAACTACGAGCGGTGAAATTCGCTATGACGGTATTGAGGTTGACGAAAATCAGATTATAACTAATCCGGGAAGAGTTGTATTTGTTCCTGAGGAAGTTCAGCAAATAAACAAAGATGTGAATTTAAAAATGGTTCAATCAGGTACGTACGTGAAATCAGGTACTGAGATTGTTAAAGATATTTATGCTCATATCGACGGTATTGTTGAGTTCAAGGAATACAACGAAGTTATCCATGAAATTGTTATTCGTCCCGGTGATATGCATACCATTGATACTTTAAATAATTTAAAAGTTGACGATGGTGAAGTTGTTGAAGCCGGTCAGGAAGTTGCTAAAGGTGTCAAGGCAAAGGTAAAAAGCATAGTATGTATTTTATCTAATGAAGCTGATGACAATACTCTTGATATAGAAGACGAAGACTTGGAAATCGAAGAAGAAACAGAAATTCCCGATAGAAATATTGATATAATTCTTCGTCCTATTCAGGAATTTGAAATCGGACCAAGAGAAGTTTCAATTAAATTTAATTCTACTGACAGTCAAATTGATATTGTACCTGTTACGCAGCTTCAATACAGAGATGGCAGCCGTATCAGAAATGTAGAAGGCGCATGTCTTACAAGAACAAGTTTAGTTCTTACTATGCAAGGCTACTTAAATCACCTAAAAGGATTGGTAGAACTGGATAAAGACACAGACAATTTGAAGGTTGTGGTCTTGGAAAACCTTATTATCAGAAGAGAAATTGATTCTACTTCAGGTAATGCGGGTGCAATGCAAACAGAACTTCTTGTGGAAGACGGACAACACATTAAACCTAAGACACCTGTATCAAAAACTCAGGTATTAGCTATTAATGAAGGTGTTGTAAAAGTTAAAAAGAAAGAAGATGCAAGAAGACTTCTTGTTATATCAAACAAGAATAAAACAACAGTTCCTGTTAAATCAAAACTTTCGGTAAAAGAAGGCACCCTTGTGAAGGCTGACCAAATTATTACCGAAAGCGGGGAAAAAGCTCCTGTATCAGGTCAAATATTGAAATCAACTAAAAGTGAAGTTGTAATAAGAAACGGACGTCCTTGTTTGATAAGCCCGGCAACTCAGCTTTTGGTAGAACAGCATGGTTTGGTACTGCGCGGTGATTTACTTGCAACGTTGGTGTTTGAAAGACAAAAAACAGGCGATATCGTACAGGGTCTTCCTAGGGTAGAAGAGCTTCTTGAAGCCAGAAAACCTAAAGAAAGCGCTATTTTGGCGGAAGATGACGGAACTGTTGAAATTGAATACGAAGAAGGCGCTCCGCGTTTATTCTTCGTAACAGAAAACGGAAGAAGTGAAATTAAGTATACGATTGATTCAAGCATTATTGTTTCGGATAAGCAAAAAGTTGCTAAAGGTAAGGCTTTAACAAGCGGTCCTTTAAATCCCCATGATATTGTAAGATTAAACGGAACTGAAGCAGTACAACAATATCTGGTTGATGAGGTACAAAGGGTATATCGTTCACAAGGTGTTGATATTGCCGATAAACATATTGAAGTTATTGTTCGTCAGATGACCAGAAAAGTTAAGATTGATGATGCAGGTGATACCCAATTAATGCCCGGTGAATTGGCTGAATCTTATAACGTTCAGGTTCAAAACGAACAAGTTACAGCCGAAGGTAAAGCTCTAGCTCAATTTAGCCCTGTATTGCTTGGTATTACAAAAGCCAGCTTGAATACGGAAAGCTTCATTTCGGCAGCTTCATTCCAGGAAACAACAAGAATATTAACAGAAGTAGCTGTAGAAGGTAAAAAAGACCAGCTAAGAGGTTTGAAAGAAAACGTTATTATCGGTCGTTTGATTCCTGCAGGTACGGGTTACTACCACTTACAAAATGCTTCTGAAGAAAAAGAAGAAGCTATGAGAAAAGCAGCAAGAGCTAACATAAGAAAGCCTTCTGCCATTCTTGAAGAAATCGAAGGAATGTTCGGAGCCCCGGAACTTCAAGTTTTGGACGACGAAGACGAAATTTAA
- a CDS encoding dihydropteroate synthase, giving the protein MKLIGENIHIISKRTKEAIEAKDSNYIKGYIQKMLDNNIDWIDLNIGPARKTQGMMLWLTNTVREMTDLPISFDTTNPEEMKAGLKSVKNASDCIINSISADKTRQDALLPLAREFGSNLIALTLSDATGIPKEADARLEIAFEIIEKTAESGIENEKIFLDPLVLPVAVDQSQALEALNAIRMFKESFDPQVQTTIGLSNVSNGCPKENRPLINLVFGVLAMGCGLDSAIVDGFDSKLTRINRMIEDKKAVTSVDELYLNLYNIMSEFGELEDISYNKDNAEEVEIYKTAEILLNKNIYSHNYLSI; this is encoded by the coding sequence ATGAAATTAATCGGAGAAAACATACACATAATTTCAAAAAGAACAAAGGAAGCAATTGAAGCTAAAGACAGCAATTATATTAAAGGTTATATCCAAAAAATGCTTGATAATAACATAGATTGGATTGACCTTAATATAGGTCCTGCAAGAAAAACTCAAGGTATGATGTTATGGCTTACAAATACAGTAAGAGAAATGACGGATTTACCTATATCTTTTGACACAACTAATCCCGAAGAAATGAAAGCAGGGCTTAAATCGGTTAAAAATGCTTCCGATTGTATCATAAACAGCATAAGCGCAGACAAAACAAGACAAGATGCTCTTTTGCCGCTTGCTCGGGAATTCGGCTCTAATTTAATTGCACTGACTTTGAGCGATGCAACAGGTATTCCGAAAGAAGCCGATGCAAGACTTGAAATAGCTTTTGAAATTATCGAAAAAACCGCAGAATCAGGTATTGAGAACGAAAAAATCTTTTTAGACCCGTTGGTGCTGCCTGTAGCAGTTGATCAATCACAAGCTTTAGAAGCGCTTAATGCAATCAGAATGTTTAAAGAATCGTTTGACCCTCAGGTTCAAACTACCATAGGATTGTCAAATGTTTCGAACGGTTGCCCAAAAGAAAACAGACCTCTTATAAATCTTGTATTCGGAGTTTTGGCTATGGGCTGCGGCTTAGACAGCGCCATAGTCGACGGATTTGACTCTAAATTAACCAGAATTAACAGAATGATAGAGGATAAAAAAGCCGTTACAAGCGTAGATGAGCTTTACTTGAATTTGTACAATATTATGAGTGAGTTTGGTGAGCTTGAAGATATTTCTTACAACAAAGATAATGCTGAAGAAGTGGAAATCTACAAAACAGCGGAAATACTTTTAAATAAAAATATCTATTCTCACAACTATTTATCAATATAA
- the rpoC gene encoding DNA-directed RNA polymerase subunit beta', with amino-acid sequence MSTSIDYFDYIKIAIASPERILKWSYGEVTKPETINYRTLKPERDGLFCERIFGPSKDWECYCGKYKRVRHKGIICERCGVEVTDSKVRRHRLGHIALAAPVSHIWFLKGIPSYLGLVLDMTLRDLEQVIYFNAYIVLDPADSEFKKFQLISEEEYEDFILENEESELKVGIGAEAVKELLSEISISELVEDLREQLANSGSSVQKRAKIIKRLRLCESLMASETDPSWMIMDVLPVIPPDLRPMVQLDGGRFATSDLNDLYRRVINRNNRLLRLLEMGAPEIIVRNEKRMLQEAVDALIDNGRRGRTVVGPNNRPLKSLSNIIEGKQGRFRQNLLGKRVDYSGRSVIVVGPQLQLHQCGLPKEMAIELFKPFVINKLIERGLVQNIKSAKKKIERSENVVWDILEEVIDGHPVLLNRAPTLHRLGIQAFEPVLVEGRAIQLHPLVCSAFNADFDGDQMAVHVPLSIEAQTEARMLMLATNNILAPATGRPIITPSQDMVLGMYYLTLIEDEKEKPKYNFSNFKDALTAHDAGVVGLHTKILVRDENNKKIETTVGRILFNEVVRDAVLNS; translated from the coding sequence TTGTCTACTAGTATTGATTATTTCGATTATATAAAAATAGCGATAGCATCCCCGGAAAGGATTTTAAAATGGTCTTACGGTGAAGTTACAAAACCTGAAACCATTAACTATCGTACATTAAAACCTGAACGTGACGGTTTATTCTGCGAAAGAATTTTCGGACCGTCAAAAGACTGGGAATGCTATTGCGGTAAGTATAAAAGAGTTCGCCATAAAGGTATTATCTGCGAACGCTGCGGTGTTGAAGTTACAGACAGTAAAGTCCGCCGCCACAGACTCGGACATATTGCTCTTGCAGCGCCTGTAAGCCATATTTGGTTTTTAAAAGGTATTCCAAGCTACTTGGGCTTAGTTCTTGATATGACTTTGCGTGATTTGGAACAGGTAATTTATTTTAACGCCTACATTGTTTTAGACCCTGCAGACAGTGAATTCAAAAAATTCCAATTGATTTCTGAAGAAGAGTACGAGGATTTCATACTTGAAAATGAAGAATCCGAACTTAAAGTTGGAATTGGTGCAGAAGCGGTCAAAGAACTTTTATCGGAAATAAGCATATCTGAATTAGTTGAAGACTTGAGAGAGCAGCTGGCTAACTCAGGCAGTTCCGTACAAAAAAGAGCAAAAATTATTAAAAGATTAAGATTATGCGAATCATTAATGGCAAGCGAAACAGACCCGTCGTGGATGATTATGGATGTGCTTCCCGTTATTCCTCCCGATTTAAGACCTATGGTTCAACTTGACGGCGGAAGATTTGCCACCTCTGACCTTAATGACTTATACAGAAGAGTTATCAACAGGAATAACCGTTTACTGAGATTATTGGAAATGGGCGCTCCTGAAATTATCGTGAGAAACGAAAAGAGAATGCTTCAGGAAGCTGTTGATGCTTTGATTGATAACGGCAGAAGAGGCAGAACCGTTGTAGGACCTAATAACAGACCTTTGAAATCATTAAGTAATATTATTGAAGGTAAACAAGGCCGTTTCAGACAAAACCTTTTAGGTAAAAGGGTTGACTATTCAGGCCGTTCCGTTATTGTAGTAGGCCCGCAGCTTCAGCTTCATCAATGCGGTTTGCCTAAAGAAATGGCAATTGAACTGTTTAAACCTTTTGTTATTAATAAGTTGATAGAAAGAGGTTTGGTTCAAAATATCAAATCGGCTAAAAAGAAAATAGAAAGATCTGAAAACGTAGTTTGGGATATCCTGGAAGAAGTAATTGACGGACACCCTGTATTATTAAACCGTGCTCCAACGCTTCACAGACTAGGTATTCAAGCTTTTGAACCTGTTTTGGTAGAAGGACGGGCTATTCAACTTCATCCGCTTGTATGTTCTGCGTTTAACGCTGACTTTGACGGAGACCAGATGGCTGTTCACGTTCCTCTGTCAATAGAAGCCCAAACCGAAGCAAGAATGTTAATGCTTGCTACAAATAATATATTGGCTCCTGCTACCGGCAGACCTATTATTACACCATCTCAGGATATGGTATTGGGTATGTATTACCTTACTTTGATTGAAGATGAAAAAGAAAAACCAAAATATAATTTTAGTAACTTTAAAGATGCCTTAACTGCGCATGATGCAGGTGTGGTTGGTTTACATACTAAGATTTTAGTGAGAGATGAAAATAATAAAAAAATTGAAACAACTGTCGGCAGGATTTTATTCAACGAAGTTGTTCGCGACGCAGTATTAAATTCATAG
- the rpoB gene encoding DNA-directed RNA polymerase subunit beta gives MTITEHKQRITPMGMPTTRLDDLPDLIEVQKKSFEWFLTEGLKEELLSFSPIKDYTGKLELHFLPNYTFDNAKYTIEEARIHDATYAKQLRIMMRLVNRDTGEIKEQEVYIGDIPTMTDKGTFIVNGAERVIVNQIVRSPGIYYKVEVSPTGKRLYNATLIPNRGAWLKIETDSNDVIHVKIDKNRKILASTLLKALGISTQEMESLFSHSEYLRKTLDKDTTETTEDALIEVYKKLRPGDPASAAGGKSIIESRFFDEKKYDIGKVGRYKMNKKLGLNVAEHTRTLTIQDIVAAIEYLINLTYDEGNLDDIDHLGNRRIRSVGELLQNQFRIGLSRLERIVKERMTLQDAETLTPYNLLNTKPLVAALREFFGSSQLSQFMDQTNPLAELTHKRRISALGPGGLSRERAGFAVRDIHPSQYGRVCPVETPEGPNAGLIGSLATHARVNDYGFIETPYFLCENGVVTDEVRYLSADEEESFRVAPNDIELNPDKSIKTEFVPVRYKSEFTMSVAKQVDYVGVSPIQVISVATSLIPFIEHDDANRALMGSNMQRQAVPLLITERPRVGTGLEKRAAMDSGMVVVSKHDGIVHSVNGEEIEIVDQYNKIHTYQLMKYVRSNQDTCLNQKPIVKTGQKISTGDALADGASTHLGELSLGKNVMIAYMPWEGYNFEDAILLSERLVHDDIFTSVHIEKLEIDARQTKLGPEEITREVPNVSEESLRHLDERGIVRVGAKVSADDILVGKITPKGESEHPPEEKLLRAIFAEKARDVRDNSLKVPHGEGGRVVDVKVFDREKGDELPPGANTVVKVYVAQKRRISVGDKLAGRHGNKGIVSRILPKEDMPFLPDGTPVDIVLNPLGVPSRMNVGQTYEALLGLAAYLRDEFYVAPPFDEMYGEEQSRHATTEELIKGIKESGVDWVREDGKVILYDGRTGESFDQPVSVGLTYILKLVHLVDDKIHARSTGPYSLVTQQPLGGKAQFGGQRFGEMEVWALEAYGAAYTLQEMLTIKSDDVNGRSRAYEAIVKGDNIPRPGIPESFKVLVRELQSIGLDITVAKKGGQEVDLMSDTENSKRSTPKRTLSDIDSELLNINFFETPGTLND, from the coding sequence ATGACAATAACAGAACATAAACAGAGAATTACTCCGATGGGGATGCCTACAACCAGACTGGATGACCTTCCGGACTTGATTGAAGTTCAGAAGAAATCTTTTGAATGGTTTTTAACAGAGGGTTTGAAGGAAGAATTGCTTTCTTTCTCCCCTATTAAAGACTATACAGGTAAATTGGAGCTTCACTTTTTGCCAAACTACACGTTTGACAATGCAAAATATACAATTGAAGAGGCAAGAATACACGATGCAACTTACGCAAAACAATTAAGAATTATGATGCGTTTGGTAAACCGGGATACCGGTGAAATTAAAGAACAAGAAGTTTACATTGGTGATATACCGACCATGACCGACAAAGGTACGTTTATCGTTAACGGCGCAGAAAGGGTTATAGTTAACCAAATCGTTCGTTCTCCGGGTATCTACTACAAAGTTGAAGTTTCACCTACAGGTAAAAGGCTTTATAATGCCACATTAATTCCTAACAGAGGAGCATGGCTTAAAATAGAAACCGACAGCAATGATGTGATTCACGTTAAGATTGATAAAAACAGAAAAATCTTAGCTTCAACACTCTTAAAAGCGCTTGGCATAAGCACGCAGGAAATGGAATCTTTATTCAGCCACAGTGAATATTTAAGAAAGACTTTAGATAAAGACACAACCGAAACGACTGAAGATGCGTTGATTGAAGTCTATAAGAAATTAAGACCCGGCGACCCTGCCAGCGCTGCAGGCGGTAAATCAATCATCGAAAGCCGTTTCTTTGACGAGAAAAAATATGATATCGGCAAAGTAGGCCGTTATAAAATGAATAAAAAATTAGGTTTGAACGTAGCGGAACATACAAGAACTCTTACTATTCAAGATATTGTTGCCGCTATTGAATACTTAATTAACCTTACTTATGATGAAGGAAATCTTGATGATATTGACCACTTGGGAAACAGGAGAATCCGCTCCGTCGGAGAACTTCTTCAAAACCAATTCAGAATAGGTTTATCAAGATTGGAAAGAATTGTAAAAGAAAGAATGACACTGCAGGATGCAGAAACTCTTACTCCGTACAACCTTTTGAATACGAAACCTTTGGTTGCGGCTTTGAGAGAGTTTTTCGGTTCTTCTCAATTATCACAATTTATGGACCAGACAAATCCTTTGGCGGAACTAACTCACAAAAGAAGAATTTCAGCTTTGGGACCCGGCGGATTATCAAGAGAAAGAGCCGGATTTGCAGTTCGTGATATTCACCCTTCACAATACGGCAGAGTTTGTCCGGTTGAAACACCTGAAGGACCTAACGCGGGTTTGATAGGCAGTTTGGCAACACATGCCCGTGTTAATGATTATGGTTTTATCGAAACGCCTTATTTTCTCTGTGAAAACGGAGTGGTTACGGATGAAGTACGTTATTTAAGCGCCGATGAAGAGGAATCTTTCCGTGTAGCGCCTAATGACATTGAATTAAACCCCGATAAGTCTATTAAGACAGAGTTTGTACCTGTCCGTTATAAATCGGAGTTTACAATGAGTGTCGCAAAACAAGTGGACTATGTAGGTGTTTCTCCTATACAGGTTATTTCGGTAGCTACATCGTTAATTCCGTTTATCGAACATGACGATGCAAACAGAGCTTTGATGGGTTCTAACATGCAGCGTCAAGCCGTTCCGCTTTTAATTACAGAAAGACCCAGAGTTGGTACGGGCTTGGAAAAACGTGCCGCTATGGACTCAGGGATGGTTGTAGTTTCTAAACATGATGGTATCGTTCACAGTGTAAACGGCGAAGAAATAGAAATTGTTGACCAATATAATAAAATACATACTTATCAATTAATGAAATACGTGAGAAGCAATCAGGATACCTGCTTGAACCAAAAGCCTATTGTAAAAACAGGTCAAAAAATTTCAACAGGCGATGCACTTGCGGATGGCGCTTCTACCCATTTGGGCGAACTATCGTTAGGTAAAAACGTAATGATAGCTTACATGCCTTGGGAAGGATATAACTTTGAGGATGCTATTCTTCTAAGTGAACGCTTGGTACATGATGATATATTTACAAGTGTTCACATTGAAAAACTTGAAATAGACGCAAGACAAACCAAGTTAGGACCTGAAGAAATAACAAGAGAAGTTCCTAATGTATCGGAAGAAAGCTTAAGACACTTGGATGAAAGAGGTATTGTTCGTGTTGGTGCTAAAGTCAGCGCTGATGATATTTTGGTTGGTAAGATTACTCCAAAAGGAGAATCCGAACATCCGCCCGAAGAAAAACTTTTAAGAGCAATCTTCGCCGAAAAAGCTAGAGATGTGAGAGATAACTCGCTTAAAGTTCCTCATGGTGAAGGCGGCAGGGTTGTAGACGTAAAAGTATTCGACAGGGAAAAAGGCGATGAACTGCCACCGGGTGCTAATACTGTAGTTAAAGTTTACGTTGCGCAAAAAAGACGTATAAGTGTAGGCGACAAGCTTGCAGGACGCCACGGTAACAAGGGTATTGTTTCCAGAATTCTTCCAAAAGAAGATATGCCGTTCTTGCCTGACGGAACTCCTGTTGATATAGTTCTGAACCCGCTTGGCGTACCTTCCCGTATGAACGTTGGACAAACTTATGAAGCATTGCTCGGTTTGGCAGCGTACTTAAGGGATGAATTCTATGTTGCACCTCCGTTTGATGAAATGTACGGAGAGGAGCAGTCTCGTCATGCAACTACAGAAGAACTTATAAAGGGTATTAAAGAATCCGGAGTTGACTGGGTTAGAGAAGACGGAAAAGTAATTCTTTATGACGGAAGAACCGGTGAATCGTTTGACCAGCCTGTGTCTGTAGGTTTAACTTACATATTAAAGCTTGTTCACTTGGTTGATGATAAAATTCACGCAAGAAGTACCGGACCGTACAGTTTGGTAACACAGCAGCCGTTGGGCGGCAAAGCTCAGTTTGGCGGACAAAGATTCGGAGAGATGGAGGTTTGGGCGCTTGAAGCTTACGGTGCCGCTTACACTCTTCAGGAAATGCTAACAATTAAGTCAGACGATGTTAACGGTAGAAGCAGAGCCTATGAAGCAATCGTTAAAGGCGATAATATCCCTCGTCCCGGTATTCCGGAGTCATTTAAAGTACTCGTTAGAGAGTTACAGTCAATAGGCTTGGATATTACGGTGGCTAAAAAAGGCGGTCAGGAAGTTGACCTGATGAGCGATACAGAGAACTCTAAAAGGTCGACCCCGAAAAGAACGCTTAGCGACATCGATTCAGAGTTGTTGAATATCAACTTCTTTGAAACCCCCGGCACACTTAACGATTAG
- a CDS encoding bifunctional 5,10-methylenetetrahydrofolate dehydrogenase/5,10-methenyltetrahydrofolate cyclohydrolase, with protein MAKILSGKALSEKIMLDLKNEISIKNYAPSLAVVIVGDNSASRIYVNRKNIKAREIGIKSEIIALDADISQEKLEAEINKLCQNPDINAVLVQLPLSAHLNTQSILNLIPPEKDVDGFSPINAGWLSAGAKPYAIPCTPLGIIKLLKSYDIEIEGKSAVVIGRSNIVGRPMASLLEKENATVTICHSRTRDITAFTRHADILISAVGKANFIDDGWIKEGVIIVDVGMNRNEDGKLTGDVDFEKVQQKASAITPVPGGVGPMTIATLMSNTLRLYKLQKGIRE; from the coding sequence ATGGCTAAAATTTTGAGTGGTAAAGCACTGTCAGAAAAAATTATGCTTGATTTGAAAAACGAAATCAGCATCAAAAACTATGCTCCGTCGCTTGCGGTCGTCATAGTGGGGGACAACAGCGCAAGCAGAATTTATGTAAACAGAAAGAATATCAAAGCACGGGAAATCGGTATAAAATCAGAAATAATCGCTCTTGACGCGGACATATCGCAAGAAAAGCTGGAAGCCGAAATAAACAAACTATGCCAAAATCCCGATATCAACGCTGTTTTAGTGCAGCTGCCCTTGAGCGCGCATTTGAACACACAAAGTATACTTAATCTTATTCCGCCTGAAAAGGATGTGGATGGTTTCAGCCCGATAAATGCAGGATGGTTATCTGCCGGCGCTAAACCTTATGCCATCCCCTGCACTCCGCTGGGTATTATCAAGCTTTTAAAATCCTATGATATCGAAATTGAAGGCAAATCTGCCGTTGTAATAGGACGCTCTAACATCGTAGGCAGACCTATGGCATCACTTTTGGAGAAAGAAAATGCCACAGTTACAATTTGTCACTCAAGAACCAGAGATATTACGGCTTTTACAAGACATGCGGATATTTTGATAAGCGCCGTCGGCAAAGCTAATTTTATAGACGACGGCTGGATAAAAGAGGGCGTAATAATCGTAGATGTGGGAATGAACCGAAATGAAGACGGCAAACTTACCGGGGATGTGGATTTTGAAAAAGTTCAACAAAAAGCATCTGCAATCACTCCTGTACCAGGCGGCGTCGGACCTATGACCATCGCTACACTAATGTCAAATACACTTAGATTATACAAATTACAAAAGGGAATCAGAGAATGA